The window AGGGGGCGATCCCAATCAATCATATATTTGCTCCAATTTGTAGTTAGCATTTTCAGGCACAAAACCTAATGCTAATTTAGCAAAAGTCAAGCTAAAATAAAGTATAGCTATAAATTGCTAACATAACACCCAAAAGAGCAACCGACCTACAAAGATTTCATTTTTTCCTGAACCCTAAAGAAAAGACTGGCGACATCAATATTTAGAACCACAGCAGCTTTAACAGCCTCAGAAACCGGCATTCCTTGCGGCTTTCCAGTAGGTGAAACTTCGCGTATTTTCCACCACTTACTCGGCGCAGTCTTAGTATTGCCATACATCATCCTAGCAAATTCGGTGTGCGCTATACCCTGAGCCTGATAACACTCCACTATCTCAGCCACCAAAGCCCGTTCAAATTCATATTCGTAATTTTTCATGAGAGCACAATAAACTAAAATCCTGCAAAATCATAGACTAAATTAGCATTGACAATAAGCACTAATATAGCATAAATTCGCCAAAATCTTCAAAAGAAGAGAATAACCAATTTAAAGAAAAAACACCCTTATGAAAAAAACAAACCAAAAAATTTCAGCACCTACAGGTAAAAAAGCAAAGCATGCACGGGTCCAATACAAAGTTAACCTTCAAAAAATCACAGACCTCATCAACGAAGGATACACGAAAAAAGCCATCTATGAATTGCTTCATAAAGAAGGGCTAATTTCCATGAGCTATTCGCATTTCTGTCGTTTTAACTCTGAAGGAAGCCTCGGCCCAAAAAAAATGAAGAAAAGA is drawn from Desulfovibrio sp. JC022 and contains these coding sequences:
- a CDS encoding TraK family protein, with translation MKKTNQKISAPTGKKAKHARVQYKVNLQKITDLINEGYTKKAIYELLHKEGLISMSYSHFCRFNSEGSLGPKKMKKRKRTSKLPTKDPNQDFDHQKIVTDEEFKKMTG